The Maridesulfovibrio salexigens DSM 2638 region GTATTCAGGGTCACGTTTGCGTATTCACTTTTCAAGCTGAGCATGCGTCCATGATTGCGGGCAGGAGTTCCGGAGACTTGAAAATATGGTTCGCGGACTGCTGTCTTGGTTTCAAAGGCCAGCTGTTCCAGTTTTGTCAGGGATTCATTGTAGCGTTTTCCGGTGATGTGGGTACGCAGGTCACTGGACCAGCAGAAACAGAGATCTCGCCACTTGTCTTCATTTTCAGCGCAGAGAGGGAAATCCTTTTCAAGCTTATGGCAGACAGCACGGCAAAGTGAATTTAGCTGAAAATCGTCGCGCCCACTGAGGGCCCAGCGGGTGATATTGTATTTGCTTTGTTTTTTGACCGGGATGGGTTGGCTGGCACAGCTCAGTTCAAGTTCCTTGCCGCCATATTTGTGCTCCAGCCCGTTTAGTACTGTGCTGGGAAGCTGGAATTCATGCCCGCGTTTCAGCAGGATTTCAAATACCTGTTCAATCAGTTTCCACTCACTTTCCGCTTCCTGCACGGCTTCATTTTTGTAACGGCGGGGGCGGAAATCAAAAATCTCAGCATCATTGCCGTAGATGGGCAACCAGCCCTCTCCAGTTCCGAGATCTTCCACATAACTGAGGTATTCATCCAGTTCTAGCTCCCGGTGAGCGAATCGCTGCAATTTCTGGAAGACCATGGAACGGCTCCAGATTACGGGGATGGATTCGCCGTTGGTTCCCTTGGCCCGCTGAGGGAAATGCTGGATATGCTCATCCCAGTCTGCGTAACGGGCGGGGTTGTCGTAATCCATGAAAATAGCACTGTATCCGGCATCAAGATAATGGTCTGCCATTCCTGCCGACCATGCCTGTTCATTGATCAAGGCAATTTGGGGGATCGTTTCAAGAATTTGCTCCCCGGTTGTTCTGCCTAACGCAAGGTTGGCCCTGTTCAATGCCGAAGGAACAAGTGGGCCGATGATCTGCCCGTAGCCGCTGCCGATGAATTCGGCTTTGCCGGAGCGCAGCAGGGCTTTGAAATTTTTAATCCACAGAGGATCTATATCGCGGATGATTTCAAGGGTGATTCCCGAAGCCTCAATACCCAGAGGATAGCCTTTTTCGACCAGCTTCAAGAGCGGCCAATAGCAGCGTTTGATAACCTCCGGGCGGCTCTCTTCGGGAATGGAAGAGAACATGAGGTTGAGGTGGAATATGGCAAAAATTTTCATATCAACTACGAGGTGATGATTTTAATGGCAGCGACTGCCGCTTCTACCTGTTTAATGGCTTTTTCGCGGGTTTCGGCTTTTGCCATGACCACTCCGGCGCGTGCGGGATGGCTGGTTGCGGGGGCAAT contains the following coding sequences:
- a CDS encoding glycoside hydrolase; the encoded protein is MKIFAIFHLNLMFSSIPEESRPEVIKRCYWPLLKLVEKGYPLGIEASGITLEIIRDIDPLWIKNFKALLRSGKAEFIGSGYGQIIGPLVPSALNRANLALGRTTGEQILETIPQIALINEQAWSAGMADHYLDAGYSAIFMDYDNPARYADWDEHIQHFPQRAKGTNGESIPVIWSRSMVFQKLQRFAHRELELDEYLSYVEDLGTGEGWLPIYGNDAEIFDFRPRRYKNEAVQEAESEWKLIEQVFEILLKRGHEFQLPSTVLNGLEHKYGGKELELSCASQPIPVKKQSKYNITRWALSGRDDFQLNSLCRAVCHKLEKDFPLCAENEDKWRDLCFCWSSDLRTHITGKRYNESLTKLEQLAFETKTAVREPYFQVSGTPARNHGRMLSLKSEYANVTLNTAKGLAVQEASFLSHDNIPAFGTLGHGYFEEIDLGADFFSGHIIMEGPGIPKDTDLARITPLISESDEFITAACSIDLYQGMLDKAVRIHKHKEQIDILYRFALACRPPGFARIGHVTLLTADMDPARLFYCSSNGGREEHFHLNGQTFDHSDNISFAVSASQGLGMTDSKIVLGGAERALEISPIYPEHGFIGMIKCRQATPSPFVRVFFSMQEMDETSTRGCGPDPKFNFSTGFSIKPRSGE